From a region of the bacterium genome:
- a CDS encoding T9SS type A sorting domain-containing protein — protein sequence PTHAGGVQAQNLAKWYPPDHWLAAGNINGTVTCMTEYNGDLIVGGGFDHVDWDGEWLYTGNVAGLGPSGWYPIAGYGGSNNVIDLAVWDGQLVAGGAFHGMQGNYDLDYLARWDGSTWSSFSASGNDEIDGMVKAIAVFQGELYIGGSFWTIGGKPVEKMARWDGVEWQPVGEEVWSALIYGYGPISFAVYNGALFVGGGFRLGAPWWTDGIMRWDGASWSVCGAGLNNSVIDLERIDDGVSEKLYAAGAFSLADGYIDSRGIAAWIETPVTAVAEAGVPRGITLHPSSPNPFNAQTRVAFTLEEETWLKVDLLDVLGRLVATLTEGLHGPGEQTLDWQGRDNRGNELPSGIYLLRLSSPAGAQLQKLVLAK from the coding sequence CCCCACCCACGCGGGCGGGGTCCAGGCCCAGAATCTCGCCAAGTGGTATCCCCCCGATCACTGGCTGGCCGCCGGCAACATCAACGGCACCGTGACCTGCATGACCGAGTACAACGGCGATCTCATCGTGGGCGGTGGCTTCGACCATGTCGATTGGGACGGCGAGTGGCTGTACACGGGAAACGTCGCCGGCCTGGGCCCTTCCGGCTGGTACCCCATCGCGGGGTACGGTGGCTCCAACAACGTCATCGACCTGGCCGTCTGGGATGGCCAGCTCGTTGCGGGGGGGGCCTTCCACGGCATGCAGGGGAACTACGACCTCGATTACCTCGCCCGCTGGGACGGCAGCACCTGGAGCTCCTTCTCGGCCTCGGGCAATGACGAGATCGACGGAATGGTGAAGGCCATCGCGGTCTTCCAGGGGGAGCTCTACATCGGCGGCAGCTTCTGGACCATCGGCGGCAAGCCCGTCGAGAAGATGGCGCGCTGGGACGGTGTCGAGTGGCAGCCCGTTGGCGAGGAGGTCTGGTCGGCGCTCATCTACGGGTATGGTCCCATCAGCTTCGCCGTCTACAACGGCGCTCTCTTCGTCGGCGGCGGTTTCCGCCTCGGCGCCCCCTGGTGGACCGACGGCATCATGCGCTGGGACGGCGCAAGCTGGTCCGTTTGCGGCGCAGGCTTGAACAACTCCGTCATCGACCTCGAGAGGATCGACGACGGTGTCTCGGAGAAGCTGTATGCGGCCGGCGCTTTCTCCCTGGCGGATGGGTACATCGACAGCAGGGGGATTGCAGCCTGGATCGAGACGCCCGTGACCGCCGTCGCGGAAGCCGGCGTCCCTCGCGGGATCACCCTGCACCCGAGCAGCCCGAATCCTTTCAATGCGCAGACCCGTGTCGCTTTCACCCTCGAGGAGGAGACCTGGCTCAAGGTAGACCTGCTGGATGTTCTCGGCCGGCTGGTTGCGACCCTGACGGAGGGCCTGCATGGCCCTGGAGAGCAGACCCTCGATTGGCAGGGTCGGGACAACCGGGGCAATGAGCTGCCCTCGGGCATCTATCTGCTGCGGCTGAGCAGCCCCGCGGGGGCGCAGCTCCAAAAGCTCGTCCTCGCCAAGTAG